The DNA sequence GGAAGCGGATCCGGCGTCGGGTTCGCAGCCAGGCCACCCACTCCACCAGTGCGAAGTCCATGTATCCGAAGTGGGTGATCGCGAGGACGGCCGCCCCGGAGGGCGGGATCGCTTCAGCACCGGTCACCGTCGGTCGCAGCCGCAGCACACCGCCGAAGAGCACCCGGCCGGCGCCGACGGCCATCGAATAGATCGGCTCGAATCGACGTCTGGGCTGGGGCGCTGAGGTCATCCCTCGATTATTTCCCGCCCGGAGGCACGCGGGGCGCGTATCGTCCGGATCACCGAACCCAGTAAGTTGTGCACAATTGAATTGCGTGCAATGCTTTCGGGATGACCAGCCCGACGCTCGACGAGTTCGTGTGCTTCGCGATGTACTCCGCCTCCCACGCGACCACGCAGGCCTACCGCGAAGTGCTCAAGCCTTGGTCGCTGACGTATCCGCAGTACCTCGCCATGGTCGTGCTCGCGACCGGCGAGCGCACCGTCGGCTCGCTCGGCGAAGAACTGAACCTCGACTCCGGCACCCTCTCCCCGCTCCTGCGCCGACTCGAGGCGCGCGGACTCGTGCACCGCCGCCGCGACGGCGACGACGAGCGCGTGGTTCGCGTCGCCCTGACCGACGAGGGCCGCGCCGTCCACGCCGAGGTCATCGCCGCCGCCGGCTGCCTCGTCCCCGGCTTCGTCGACAGCGGTCGCAGTGTGTCCGACCTCCTCGCACAGCTGTCCGCGATCACCGCCAACATGCGGGCGCTCGCCACCGAGCTGCGCGCCTCCGCCTGATCCCCCCGATCCGAAAGGAACCCGTGAACGCCCTCTACACCGCAGAAGCCCTCGCCACCGGCGGAGGCCGCAACGGC is a window from the Microbacterium lacus genome containing:
- a CDS encoding MarR family transcriptional regulator, producing the protein MTSPTLDEFVCFAMYSASHATTQAYREVLKPWSLTYPQYLAMVVLATGERTVGSLGEELNLDSGTLSPLLRRLEARGLVHRRRDGDDERVVRVALTDEGRAVHAEVIAAAGCLVPGFVDSGRSVSDLLAQLSAITANMRALATELRASA